The following proteins are encoded in a genomic region of Clostridium kluyveri:
- a CDS encoding electron transfer flavoprotein subunit beta/FixA family protein — MKQVPDTTEIKIDPKTNTLDRSSAPTIINPYDAHAVEEAVRIKNKFGGKVSIISMGPLQAQEVIKKCIEMGADEGYLLSDSSFAGSDTLSTSYILAMGIKRIMDVEKIDMVFCGKQAIDGDTAQVGPGIASRLGIPQLTYVEKIESLDVNKNNVVIYRKIDNGYEVVQSEMPCLITIEKNINQLSFSPLPNMIRAVRYKSKVWGVDYLKADLTQLGLKGSPTSVRRIFPPPQRAGGELLHGSTEEVVKILVDKLKGEIIKCQL; from the coding sequence GTGAAACAAGTGCCTGATACTACAGAAATTAAAATAGATCCTAAAACCAATACCCTAGATAGATCTAGTGCACCTACTATTATTAATCCATATGATGCTCATGCTGTTGAAGAAGCAGTTAGAATTAAAAATAAATTTGGAGGTAAAGTTTCAATTATATCCATGGGTCCGCTCCAGGCACAGGAAGTGATTAAAAAATGTATAGAGATGGGGGCAGATGAAGGATATCTTCTCTCAGATAGTTCATTTGCAGGATCAGATACACTGTCTACTAGTTATATACTTGCAATGGGTATAAAGAGAATAATGGATGTAGAAAAGATTGACATGGTATTTTGCGGTAAACAAGCTATAGATGGTGATACTGCCCAGGTTGGTCCTGGAATTGCCAGCCGCTTAGGAATACCTCAGTTAACTTATGTTGAGAAGATAGAATCTTTAGATGTCAATAAAAACAATGTTGTAATATATAGAAAAATTGATAATGGGTATGAGGTTGTTCAATCTGAAATGCCCTGCTTGATTACTATTGAAAAAAATATTAATCAGTTAAGTTTTTCGCCATTACCAAATATGATTAGAGCAGTACGCTATAAATCAAAAGTCTGGGGGGTTGATTATCTTAAGGCTGATTTGACTCAATTAGGGCTTAAGGGATCTCCAACTTCAGTTCGCCGCATATTTCCTCCGCCTCAGAGAGCAGGTGGTGAGCTGCTCCATGGAAGTACAGAAGAAGTAGTAAAAATACTGGTAGATAAATTAAAGGGGGAAATAATT
- a CDS encoding FixH family protein, which translates to MNQKITRSVISTLIFGLAFSSLVFASSGGKEIHKQVDGINASIMFNSEEVMTGSNDFTIMLKDENNQPISNADVKVTVEMDGSMDMSSHDMGDSKTMATELKESSEKGEYMGSADFTNKGTWDVKTMFTVNGQDKNTTFNVDVVSSGPNWFIIGGFLGVIVLIIVIAALKKKKARNA; encoded by the coding sequence ATGAATCAAAAAATAACTAGAAGTGTAATTTCAACTTTAATTTTCGGTTTGGCATTTTCATCACTTGTATTTGCAAGTAGTGGAGGTAAAGAAATCCATAAACAAGTTGATGGTATAAATGCTTCAATTATGTTTAATAGTGAAGAAGTAATGACAGGAAGTAATGACTTTACAATAATGTTAAAAGATGAAAATAATCAACCAATAAGCAATGCCGATGTAAAAGTTACAGTTGAAATGGATGGCTCGATGGACATGAGTTCACATGACATGGGAGACTCTAAAACAATGGCTACTGAATTAAAAGAAAGCAGTGAAAAAGGCGAGTATATGGGAAGTGCTGATTTTACTAATAAAGGCACATGGGATGTAAAAACTATGTTTACTGTAAATGGACAAGATAAAAATACAACTTTTAATGTTGATGTTGTTAGCAGCGGACCTAATTGGTTTATAATTGGAGGCTTTTTAGGAGTAATTGTACTTATTATTGTTATTGCAGCTTTAAAAAAGAAAAAAGCAAGAAATGCATAA
- a CDS encoding polyprenyl synthetase family protein — translation MKFEEMYMPISREISSVEQELTNIYKSFRTDSLQEILNHFFKIPGKKLRPTLALLSSKIINEQLPLKTYHQLIQLSVALELIHSASLIHDDIIDDDFLRRGQKTLNKIYGRKIAVLAGDVIYSHAFSIVTNSLPKEYGREVVKLAENMCSAEILQAKNTISTKKVYLEIIRGKTALFMAICCKLGAALSGASGEAASLLENYGFNLGMAYQIVDDYIDGDQNTALNITLEDAHNFAKNSLDSVKPFKNSCYKEALINLVNYIINFSHPKVSNA, via the coding sequence TTGAAATTTGAGGAAATGTATATGCCTATAAGTAGAGAGATATCCTCTGTAGAACAGGAATTAACAAATATATACAAAAGCTTTAGAACAGATTCATTACAGGAAATTTTAAATCATTTTTTTAAGATTCCAGGTAAAAAACTACGTCCTACTTTAGCACTATTATCCTCCAAAATAATTAACGAACAACTGCCGCTAAAAACTTATCATCAATTGATTCAATTATCTGTTGCTCTTGAATTAATTCACAGTGCAAGTTTAATTCACGATGACATAATTGATGATGATTTTCTTCGGCGGGGACAAAAAACTTTAAATAAAATATATGGAAGAAAAATAGCAGTACTAGCTGGCGATGTTATTTACTCTCATGCCTTCTCTATCGTTACCAACTCATTACCAAAAGAATATGGAAGGGAAGTAGTTAAATTAGCAGAAAATATGTGTTCTGCAGAAATTCTTCAAGCAAAAAATACTATTTCTACAAAGAAAGTATATCTAGAAATTATTAGAGGTAAAACAGCATTATTCATGGCAATATGCTGCAAGCTGGGAGCTGCTTTGTCTGGAGCTTCAGGTGAAGCAGCTTCATTGCTAGAAAACTATGGTTTCAACCTAGGTATGGCCTATCAAATAGTAGATGATTATATAGATGGGGACCAGAATACTGCTCTAAATATAACTCTTGAGGATGCACATAATTTTGCTAAAAATTCACTAGATTCAGTTAAACCATTTAAAAACTCTTGTTATAAAGAAGCTTTAATAAATCTAGTAAACTACATCATCAATTTTTCACATCCCAAAGTAAGTAATGCTTAA